A single region of the Nicotiana sylvestris chromosome 6, ASM39365v2, whole genome shotgun sequence genome encodes:
- the LOC104234245 gene encoding subtilisin-like protease SBT3.4: MQKDQILSSILLLFLLIAAIGTMVDSQPSIEAKVHIVYTEKPEDLEAEEYHIKTLASVLGSEDAAKEALIYSYKHAASGFSAKLTAEQVSELSKQPGVLQVVPSQTVQLHTGRV; encoded by the exons ATGCAGAAAGATCAAATACTTTCTTCAATTCTATTGCTTTTCTTGTTGATTGCAGCTATCGGAACAATGGTAGATTCACAACCCTCCATTGAAGCCAAAGTTCATATAGTATACACTGAGAAACCTGAAGATCTAGAAGCTGAGGAGTATCATATCAAAACCCTAGCTTCTGTTCTTGGCAG TGAGGATGCGGCAAAAGAGGCGTTGATATACAGTTACAAGCATGCAGCTAGTGGATTCTCAGCAAAGCTGACTGCTGAGCAGGTTTCTGAGCTCTCAA AGCAACCTGGAGTGCTACAAGTTGTTCCAAGCCAAACAGTTCAGTTGCACACTGGCCGTGTGTGA